A genomic stretch from Physeter macrocephalus isolate SW-GA chromosome 12, ASM283717v5, whole genome shotgun sequence includes:
- the PKDCC gene encoding extracellular tyrosine-protein kinase PKDCC isoform X3: MRRRRAAVAAGFCASFLLGSVLNVLFAPGSEPPRPGQSPGPSPDPGPGRRGGRGELARQIRARYEEVQRYSRGGPGPGAGRPERRRLMDLAPGGPGLQRPRPPRARPLLDGAPGWPPAPGPGSPGPGSSGPGPRLGCAALRNVSGAQYVGSGYTKAVYRVRLPGGVAVALKAVDFSGHDLGSCVREFGARRGCYRLAAHKLLKEMVLLERLRHPNVLQLYGYCYQDSEDIPDTLTTITELGAPVEMIQLLQTSWEDRFRFVLVDGELKVTDLDDARVEETPCTGSADCTLEFPARNFTLPCSAQGWCEAMNEKRNLYNAYRFFFTYLLPHSAPSSLRPLLDSIVNATGELTWGVDETLAQLEKVLHLYRSGQYLQNSTEAGRAEYQHLPGSTIPQEDYGCWPSYHHGSCLLSVFNLAEAVDICESHAQCQAFVVTNQTTWTGRQLVFFKTGWSHVVPDPSKTTYVRASG, from the exons ATGCGGCGCCGGCGGGCCGCGGTGGCCGCGGGTTTCTGCGCCTCCTTCCTGCTGGGCTCGGTCCTCAACGTGCTCTTCGCACCGGGCTCGGAGCCTCCGCGGCCAGGCCAGTCCCCCGGGCCCTCGCCAGACCCGGGCCCGGGCCGTCGCGGGGGCCGCGGGGAGCTGGCCCGGCAGATCCGAGCGCGCTACGAAGAGGTGCAGCGCTATTCCCGCGGGGGCCCCGGTCCTGGGGCCGGCCGGCCGGAGCGGCGGCGCCTGATGGACCTAGCTCCGGGCGGCCCGGGCCTGCAGCGTCCCCGCCCCCCGCGGGCCCGGCCCCTGCTCGACGGCGCTCCGGGCTGGCCCCCGGCTCCTGGCCCGGGTTCCCCCGGCCCCGGATCCTCCGGCCCGGGCCCGCGCCTGGGCTGCGCCGCGCTCCGCAACGTGTCCGGCGCACAGTACGTGGGCTCCGGCTACACCAAGGCCGTGTACCGGGTCCGCCTGCCCGGCGGCGTCGCGGTGGCGCTCAAGGCGGTGGACTTCAGCGGCCACGATCTGGGCAGCTGTGTGCGCGAGTTCGGGGCGCGGAGGGGCTGCTATCGGCTGGCGGCCCACAAGCTGCTCAAGGAGATGGTGCTGCTGGAGCGGCTGCGGCACCCCAACGTGCTGCAG CTCTATGGCTACTGCTACCAGGACAGCGAGGACATCCCGGACACCCTGACCACCATCACGGAGCTGGGCGCTCCTGTGGAAATGATCCAGCTGCTGCAGACTTCCTGGGAGGATCGCTTCCGA TTCGTGCTGGTGGATGGGGAACTGAAGGTGACGGATCTGGATGACGCCCGCGTGGAGGAGACACCGTGCACAGGCAGCGCTGACTGCACACTCGAGTTCCCAGCCAGGAACTTCACGCTGCCCTGCTCAGCCCAGGGCTGGTGCGAGGCCATGAATGAGAAACGCAACCTCTACAATGCCTACAG GTTTTTCTTCACATACCTCCTGCCCCATAGTGCTCCATCCTCACTGCGGCCCCTCTTGGACAGCATTGTCAACGCCACAG GAGAGCTCACCTGGGGGGTGGACGAGACCCTGGCCCAGCTGGAGAAGGTGCTGCACCTGTACCGGAGCGGGCAGTATCTGCAGAACTCCACGGAGGCCGGCAGAGCCG AGTACCAGCACCTCCCAGGCAGTACCATCCCCCAGGAGGACTACGGCTGCTGGCCATCCTACCACCACGGAAGCTGCCTCCTTTCAGTGTTCAACCTGGCCGAGGCTGTGGACATCTGTGAGAGCCATGCCCAGTGCCAGGCCTTTGTGGTCACCAACCAGACCACTTGGACAG GTCGGCAACTAGTCTTTTTCAAGACAGGATGGAGCCACGTAGTCCCTGATCCCAGCAAGACCACATATGTGAGGGCCTCTGGCTGA
- the PKDCC gene encoding extracellular tyrosine-protein kinase PKDCC isoform X4 translates to MRRRRAAVAAGFCASFLLGSVLNVLFAPGSEPPRPGQSPGPSPDPGPGRRGGRGELARQIRARYEEVQRYSRGGPGPGAGRPERRRLMDLAPGGPGLQRPRPPRARPLLDGAPGWPPAPGPGSPGPGSSGPGPRLGCAALRNVSGAQYVGSGYTKAVYRVRLPGGVAVALKAVDFSGHDLGSCVREFGARRGCYRLAAHKLLKEMVLLERLRHPNVLQLYGYCYQDSEDIPDTLTTITELGAPVEMIQLLQTSWEDRFRICLSLGRLLHHLAHSPLGSVTLLDFRPRQFVLVDGELKVTDLDDARVEETPCTGSADCTLEFPARNFTLPCSAQGWCEAMNEKRNLYNAYRFFFTYLLPHSAPSSLRPLLDSIVNATEYQHLPGSTIPQEDYGCWPSYHHGSCLLSVFNLAEAVDICESHAQCQAFVVTNQTTWTGRQLVFFKTGWSHVVPDPSKTTYVRASG, encoded by the exons ATGCGGCGCCGGCGGGCCGCGGTGGCCGCGGGTTTCTGCGCCTCCTTCCTGCTGGGCTCGGTCCTCAACGTGCTCTTCGCACCGGGCTCGGAGCCTCCGCGGCCAGGCCAGTCCCCCGGGCCCTCGCCAGACCCGGGCCCGGGCCGTCGCGGGGGCCGCGGGGAGCTGGCCCGGCAGATCCGAGCGCGCTACGAAGAGGTGCAGCGCTATTCCCGCGGGGGCCCCGGTCCTGGGGCCGGCCGGCCGGAGCGGCGGCGCCTGATGGACCTAGCTCCGGGCGGCCCGGGCCTGCAGCGTCCCCGCCCCCCGCGGGCCCGGCCCCTGCTCGACGGCGCTCCGGGCTGGCCCCCGGCTCCTGGCCCGGGTTCCCCCGGCCCCGGATCCTCCGGCCCGGGCCCGCGCCTGGGCTGCGCCGCGCTCCGCAACGTGTCCGGCGCACAGTACGTGGGCTCCGGCTACACCAAGGCCGTGTACCGGGTCCGCCTGCCCGGCGGCGTCGCGGTGGCGCTCAAGGCGGTGGACTTCAGCGGCCACGATCTGGGCAGCTGTGTGCGCGAGTTCGGGGCGCGGAGGGGCTGCTATCGGCTGGCGGCCCACAAGCTGCTCAAGGAGATGGTGCTGCTGGAGCGGCTGCGGCACCCCAACGTGCTGCAG CTCTATGGCTACTGCTACCAGGACAGCGAGGACATCCCGGACACCCTGACCACCATCACGGAGCTGGGCGCTCCTGTGGAAATGATCCAGCTGCTGCAGACTTCCTGGGAGGATCGCTTCCGA ATCTGCCTGAGCCTGGGCCGCCTCCTCCACCACCTGGCCCACTCCCCGCTGGGCTCGGTCACTCTGCTGGACTTCCGCCCCCGACAGTTCGTGCTGGTGGATGGGGAACTGAAGGTGACGGATCTGGATGACGCCCGCGTGGAGGAGACACCGTGCACAGGCAGCGCTGACTGCACACTCGAGTTCCCAGCCAGGAACTTCACGCTGCCCTGCTCAGCCCAGGGCTGGTGCGAGGCCATGAATGAGAAACGCAACCTCTACAATGCCTACAG GTTTTTCTTCACATACCTCCTGCCCCATAGTGCTCCATCCTCACTGCGGCCCCTCTTGGACAGCATTGTCAACGCCACAG AGTACCAGCACCTCCCAGGCAGTACCATCCCCCAGGAGGACTACGGCTGCTGGCCATCCTACCACCACGGAAGCTGCCTCCTTTCAGTGTTCAACCTGGCCGAGGCTGTGGACATCTGTGAGAGCCATGCCCAGTGCCAGGCCTTTGTGGTCACCAACCAGACCACTTGGACAG GTCGGCAACTAGTCTTTTTCAAGACAGGATGGAGCCACGTAGTCCCTGATCCCAGCAAGACCACATATGTGAGGGCCTCTGGCTGA
- the PKDCC gene encoding extracellular tyrosine-protein kinase PKDCC isoform X1: MRRRRAAVAAGFCASFLLGSVLNVLFAPGSEPPRPGQSPGPSPDPGPGRRGGRGELARQIRARYEEVQRYSRGGPGPGAGRPERRRLMDLAPGGPGLQRPRPPRARPLLDGAPGWPPAPGPGSPGPGSSGPGPRLGCAALRNVSGAQYVGSGYTKAVYRVRLPGGVAVALKAVDFSGHDLGSCVREFGARRGCYRLAAHKLLKEMVLLERLRHPNVLQLYGYCYQDSEDIPDTLTTITELGAPVEMIQLLQTSWEDRFRICLSLGRLLHHLAHSPLGSVTLLDFRPRQFVLVDGELKVTDLDDARVEETPCTGSADCTLEFPARNFTLPCSAQGWCEAMNEKRNLYNAYRFFFTYLLPHSAPSSLRPLLDSIVNATGELTWGVDETLAQLEKVLHLYRSGQYLQNSTEAGRAEYQHLPGSTIPQEDYGCWPSYHHGSCLLSVFNLAEAVDICESHAQCQAFVVTNQTTWTGRQLVFFKTGWSHVVPDPSKTTYVRASG; the protein is encoded by the exons ATGCGGCGCCGGCGGGCCGCGGTGGCCGCGGGTTTCTGCGCCTCCTTCCTGCTGGGCTCGGTCCTCAACGTGCTCTTCGCACCGGGCTCGGAGCCTCCGCGGCCAGGCCAGTCCCCCGGGCCCTCGCCAGACCCGGGCCCGGGCCGTCGCGGGGGCCGCGGGGAGCTGGCCCGGCAGATCCGAGCGCGCTACGAAGAGGTGCAGCGCTATTCCCGCGGGGGCCCCGGTCCTGGGGCCGGCCGGCCGGAGCGGCGGCGCCTGATGGACCTAGCTCCGGGCGGCCCGGGCCTGCAGCGTCCCCGCCCCCCGCGGGCCCGGCCCCTGCTCGACGGCGCTCCGGGCTGGCCCCCGGCTCCTGGCCCGGGTTCCCCCGGCCCCGGATCCTCCGGCCCGGGCCCGCGCCTGGGCTGCGCCGCGCTCCGCAACGTGTCCGGCGCACAGTACGTGGGCTCCGGCTACACCAAGGCCGTGTACCGGGTCCGCCTGCCCGGCGGCGTCGCGGTGGCGCTCAAGGCGGTGGACTTCAGCGGCCACGATCTGGGCAGCTGTGTGCGCGAGTTCGGGGCGCGGAGGGGCTGCTATCGGCTGGCGGCCCACAAGCTGCTCAAGGAGATGGTGCTGCTGGAGCGGCTGCGGCACCCCAACGTGCTGCAG CTCTATGGCTACTGCTACCAGGACAGCGAGGACATCCCGGACACCCTGACCACCATCACGGAGCTGGGCGCTCCTGTGGAAATGATCCAGCTGCTGCAGACTTCCTGGGAGGATCGCTTCCGA ATCTGCCTGAGCCTGGGCCGCCTCCTCCACCACCTGGCCCACTCCCCGCTGGGCTCGGTCACTCTGCTGGACTTCCGCCCCCGACAGTTCGTGCTGGTGGATGGGGAACTGAAGGTGACGGATCTGGATGACGCCCGCGTGGAGGAGACACCGTGCACAGGCAGCGCTGACTGCACACTCGAGTTCCCAGCCAGGAACTTCACGCTGCCCTGCTCAGCCCAGGGCTGGTGCGAGGCCATGAATGAGAAACGCAACCTCTACAATGCCTACAG GTTTTTCTTCACATACCTCCTGCCCCATAGTGCTCCATCCTCACTGCGGCCCCTCTTGGACAGCATTGTCAACGCCACAG GAGAGCTCACCTGGGGGGTGGACGAGACCCTGGCCCAGCTGGAGAAGGTGCTGCACCTGTACCGGAGCGGGCAGTATCTGCAGAACTCCACGGAGGCCGGCAGAGCCG AGTACCAGCACCTCCCAGGCAGTACCATCCCCCAGGAGGACTACGGCTGCTGGCCATCCTACCACCACGGAAGCTGCCTCCTTTCAGTGTTCAACCTGGCCGAGGCTGTGGACATCTGTGAGAGCCATGCCCAGTGCCAGGCCTTTGTGGTCACCAACCAGACCACTTGGACAG GTCGGCAACTAGTCTTTTTCAAGACAGGATGGAGCCACGTAGTCCCTGATCCCAGCAAGACCACATATGTGAGGGCCTCTGGCTGA
- the PKDCC gene encoding extracellular tyrosine-protein kinase PKDCC isoform X5 produces MRRRRAAVAAGFCASFLLGSVLNVLFAPGSEPPRPGQSPGPSPDPGPGRRGGRGELARQIRARYEEVQRYSRGGPGPGAGRPERRRLMDLAPGGPGLQRPRPPRARPLLDGAPGWPPAPGPGSPGPGSSGPGPRLGCAALRNVSGAQYVGSGYTKAVYRVRLPGGVAVALKAVDFSGHDLGSCVREFGARRGCYRLAAHKLLKEMVLLERLRHPNVLQLYGYCYQDSEDIPDTLTTITELGAPVEMIQLLQTSWEDRFRICLSLGRLLHHLAHSPLGSVTLLDFRPRQFVLVDGELKVTDLDDARVEETPCTGSADCTLEFPARNFTLPCSAQGWCEAMNEKRNLYNAYRFFFTYLLPHSAPSSLRPLLDSIVNATAPCTLQESSPGGWTRPWPSWRRCCTCTGAGSICRTPRRPAEPCGCEEWI; encoded by the exons ATGCGGCGCCGGCGGGCCGCGGTGGCCGCGGGTTTCTGCGCCTCCTTCCTGCTGGGCTCGGTCCTCAACGTGCTCTTCGCACCGGGCTCGGAGCCTCCGCGGCCAGGCCAGTCCCCCGGGCCCTCGCCAGACCCGGGCCCGGGCCGTCGCGGGGGCCGCGGGGAGCTGGCCCGGCAGATCCGAGCGCGCTACGAAGAGGTGCAGCGCTATTCCCGCGGGGGCCCCGGTCCTGGGGCCGGCCGGCCGGAGCGGCGGCGCCTGATGGACCTAGCTCCGGGCGGCCCGGGCCTGCAGCGTCCCCGCCCCCCGCGGGCCCGGCCCCTGCTCGACGGCGCTCCGGGCTGGCCCCCGGCTCCTGGCCCGGGTTCCCCCGGCCCCGGATCCTCCGGCCCGGGCCCGCGCCTGGGCTGCGCCGCGCTCCGCAACGTGTCCGGCGCACAGTACGTGGGCTCCGGCTACACCAAGGCCGTGTACCGGGTCCGCCTGCCCGGCGGCGTCGCGGTGGCGCTCAAGGCGGTGGACTTCAGCGGCCACGATCTGGGCAGCTGTGTGCGCGAGTTCGGGGCGCGGAGGGGCTGCTATCGGCTGGCGGCCCACAAGCTGCTCAAGGAGATGGTGCTGCTGGAGCGGCTGCGGCACCCCAACGTGCTGCAG CTCTATGGCTACTGCTACCAGGACAGCGAGGACATCCCGGACACCCTGACCACCATCACGGAGCTGGGCGCTCCTGTGGAAATGATCCAGCTGCTGCAGACTTCCTGGGAGGATCGCTTCCGA ATCTGCCTGAGCCTGGGCCGCCTCCTCCACCACCTGGCCCACTCCCCGCTGGGCTCGGTCACTCTGCTGGACTTCCGCCCCCGACAGTTCGTGCTGGTGGATGGGGAACTGAAGGTGACGGATCTGGATGACGCCCGCGTGGAGGAGACACCGTGCACAGGCAGCGCTGACTGCACACTCGAGTTCCCAGCCAGGAACTTCACGCTGCCCTGCTCAGCCCAGGGCTGGTGCGAGGCCATGAATGAGAAACGCAACCTCTACAATGCCTACAG GTTTTTCTTCACATACCTCCTGCCCCATAGTGCTCCATCCTCACTGCGGCCCCTCTTGGACAGCATTGTCAACGCCACAG CACCGTGCACTCTGCAGGAGAGCTCACCTGGGGGGTGGACGAGACCCTGGCCCAGCTGGAGAAGGTGCTGCACCTGTACCGGAGCGGGCAGTATCTGCAGAACTCCACGGAGGCCGGCAGAGCCG
- the PKDCC gene encoding extracellular tyrosine-protein kinase PKDCC isoform X2: MRRRRAAVAAGFCASFLLGSVLNVLFAPGSEPPRPGQSPGPSPDPGPGRRGGRGELARQIRARYEEVQRYSRGGPGPGAGRPERRRLMDLAPGGPGLQRPRPPRARPLLDGAPGWPPAPGPGSPGPGSSGPGPRLGCAALRNVSGAQYVGSGYTKAVYRVRLPGGVAVALKAVDFSGHDLGSCVREFGARRGCYRLAAHKLLKEMVLLERLRHPNVLQLYGYCYQDSEDIPDTLTTITELGAPVEMIQLLQTSWEDRFRICLSLGRLLHHLAHSPLGSVTLLDFRPRQFVLVDGELKVTDLDDARVEETPCTGSADCTLEFPARNFTLPCSAQGWCEAMNEKRNLYNAYRFFFTYLLPHSAPSSLRPLLDSIVNATAPCTLQESSPGGWTRPWPSWRRCCTCTGAGSICRTPRRPAEPSTSTSQAVPSPRRTTAAGHPTTTEAASFQCSTWPRLWTSVRAMPSARPLWSPTRPLGQVGN; the protein is encoded by the exons ATGCGGCGCCGGCGGGCCGCGGTGGCCGCGGGTTTCTGCGCCTCCTTCCTGCTGGGCTCGGTCCTCAACGTGCTCTTCGCACCGGGCTCGGAGCCTCCGCGGCCAGGCCAGTCCCCCGGGCCCTCGCCAGACCCGGGCCCGGGCCGTCGCGGGGGCCGCGGGGAGCTGGCCCGGCAGATCCGAGCGCGCTACGAAGAGGTGCAGCGCTATTCCCGCGGGGGCCCCGGTCCTGGGGCCGGCCGGCCGGAGCGGCGGCGCCTGATGGACCTAGCTCCGGGCGGCCCGGGCCTGCAGCGTCCCCGCCCCCCGCGGGCCCGGCCCCTGCTCGACGGCGCTCCGGGCTGGCCCCCGGCTCCTGGCCCGGGTTCCCCCGGCCCCGGATCCTCCGGCCCGGGCCCGCGCCTGGGCTGCGCCGCGCTCCGCAACGTGTCCGGCGCACAGTACGTGGGCTCCGGCTACACCAAGGCCGTGTACCGGGTCCGCCTGCCCGGCGGCGTCGCGGTGGCGCTCAAGGCGGTGGACTTCAGCGGCCACGATCTGGGCAGCTGTGTGCGCGAGTTCGGGGCGCGGAGGGGCTGCTATCGGCTGGCGGCCCACAAGCTGCTCAAGGAGATGGTGCTGCTGGAGCGGCTGCGGCACCCCAACGTGCTGCAG CTCTATGGCTACTGCTACCAGGACAGCGAGGACATCCCGGACACCCTGACCACCATCACGGAGCTGGGCGCTCCTGTGGAAATGATCCAGCTGCTGCAGACTTCCTGGGAGGATCGCTTCCGA ATCTGCCTGAGCCTGGGCCGCCTCCTCCACCACCTGGCCCACTCCCCGCTGGGCTCGGTCACTCTGCTGGACTTCCGCCCCCGACAGTTCGTGCTGGTGGATGGGGAACTGAAGGTGACGGATCTGGATGACGCCCGCGTGGAGGAGACACCGTGCACAGGCAGCGCTGACTGCACACTCGAGTTCCCAGCCAGGAACTTCACGCTGCCCTGCTCAGCCCAGGGCTGGTGCGAGGCCATGAATGAGAAACGCAACCTCTACAATGCCTACAG GTTTTTCTTCACATACCTCCTGCCCCATAGTGCTCCATCCTCACTGCGGCCCCTCTTGGACAGCATTGTCAACGCCACAG CACCGTGCACTCTGCAGGAGAGCTCACCTGGGGGGTGGACGAGACCCTGGCCCAGCTGGAGAAGGTGCTGCACCTGTACCGGAGCGGGCAGTATCTGCAGAACTCCACGGAGGCCGGCAGAGCCG AGTACCAGCACCTCCCAGGCAGTACCATCCCCCAGGAGGACTACGGCTGCTGGCCATCCTACCACCACGGAAGCTGCCTCCTTTCAGTGTTCAACCTGGCCGAGGCTGTGGACATCTGTGAGAGCCATGCCCAGTGCCAGGCCTTTGTGGTCACCAACCAGACCACTTGGACAG GTCGGCAACTAG
- the PKDCC gene encoding extracellular tyrosine-protein kinase PKDCC isoform X6, with the protein MRRRRAAVAAGFCASFLLGSVLNVLFAPGSEPPRPGQSPGPSPDPGPGRRGGRGELARQIRARYEEVQRYSRGGPGPGAGRPERRRLMDLAPGGPGLQRPRPPRARPLLDGAPGWPPAPGPGSPGPGSSGPGPRLGCAALRNVSGAQYVGSGYTKAVYRVRLPGGVAVALKAVDFSGHDLGSCVREFGARRGCYRLAAHKLLKEMVLLERLRHPNVLQLYGYCYQDSEDIPDTLTTITELGAPVEMIQLLQTSWEDRFRICLSLGRLLHHLAHSPLGSVTLLDFRPRQFVLVDGELKVTDLDDARVEETPCTGSADCTLEFPARNFTLPCSAQGWCEAMNEKRNLYNAYRFFFTYLLPHSAPSSLRPLLDSIVNATGELTWGVDETLAQLEKVLHLYRSGQYLQNSTEAGRAVWL; encoded by the exons ATGCGGCGCCGGCGGGCCGCGGTGGCCGCGGGTTTCTGCGCCTCCTTCCTGCTGGGCTCGGTCCTCAACGTGCTCTTCGCACCGGGCTCGGAGCCTCCGCGGCCAGGCCAGTCCCCCGGGCCCTCGCCAGACCCGGGCCCGGGCCGTCGCGGGGGCCGCGGGGAGCTGGCCCGGCAGATCCGAGCGCGCTACGAAGAGGTGCAGCGCTATTCCCGCGGGGGCCCCGGTCCTGGGGCCGGCCGGCCGGAGCGGCGGCGCCTGATGGACCTAGCTCCGGGCGGCCCGGGCCTGCAGCGTCCCCGCCCCCCGCGGGCCCGGCCCCTGCTCGACGGCGCTCCGGGCTGGCCCCCGGCTCCTGGCCCGGGTTCCCCCGGCCCCGGATCCTCCGGCCCGGGCCCGCGCCTGGGCTGCGCCGCGCTCCGCAACGTGTCCGGCGCACAGTACGTGGGCTCCGGCTACACCAAGGCCGTGTACCGGGTCCGCCTGCCCGGCGGCGTCGCGGTGGCGCTCAAGGCGGTGGACTTCAGCGGCCACGATCTGGGCAGCTGTGTGCGCGAGTTCGGGGCGCGGAGGGGCTGCTATCGGCTGGCGGCCCACAAGCTGCTCAAGGAGATGGTGCTGCTGGAGCGGCTGCGGCACCCCAACGTGCTGCAG CTCTATGGCTACTGCTACCAGGACAGCGAGGACATCCCGGACACCCTGACCACCATCACGGAGCTGGGCGCTCCTGTGGAAATGATCCAGCTGCTGCAGACTTCCTGGGAGGATCGCTTCCGA ATCTGCCTGAGCCTGGGCCGCCTCCTCCACCACCTGGCCCACTCCCCGCTGGGCTCGGTCACTCTGCTGGACTTCCGCCCCCGACAGTTCGTGCTGGTGGATGGGGAACTGAAGGTGACGGATCTGGATGACGCCCGCGTGGAGGAGACACCGTGCACAGGCAGCGCTGACTGCACACTCGAGTTCCCAGCCAGGAACTTCACGCTGCCCTGCTCAGCCCAGGGCTGGTGCGAGGCCATGAATGAGAAACGCAACCTCTACAATGCCTACAG GTTTTTCTTCACATACCTCCTGCCCCATAGTGCTCCATCCTCACTGCGGCCCCTCTTGGACAGCATTGTCAACGCCACAG GAGAGCTCACCTGGGGGGTGGACGAGACCCTGGCCCAGCTGGAGAAGGTGCTGCACCTGTACCGGAGCGGGCAGTATCTGCAGAACTCCACGGAGGCCGGCAGAGCCG